In Sphaeramia orbicularis chromosome 10, fSphaOr1.1, whole genome shotgun sequence, the following proteins share a genomic window:
- the mcm7 gene encoding DNA replication licensing factor MCM7 isoform X2, with protein MMEQRGRDPADTRDSRNQYPPELMRRYEIYFKSPSTAKPKVVRDVRAENIGQLVSVRGIVTRATEVKPMMAVATYTCDQCGAETYQPIQSPTFMPLVMCPSQECVTNKSGGRLYLQTRGSKFVKFQELRIQEHSDQVPVGNIPRSMSVYARGENTRLAQPGDHVAITGVFLPLLRTGFRQATQGLLSETYLEAHSITLMNKTEDDELGKDELTEEELRSITDEGFYEKLAGSIAPEIFGHEDVKKALLLLLVGGVEQAPKGMKIRGNINICLMGDPGVAKSQLLSYIDRLAPRSQYTTGRGSSGVGLTAAVMRDPLTGEMTLEGGALVLADLGICCIDEFDKMADADRTAIHEVMEQQTISIAKAGIMTSLNARCSILAAANPAYGRYNPRKSIEQNIQLPAALLSRFDLLWLIQDKPDADADLRLAQHITYVHQHCRQPPTHFTPIDMKLMRRYISLCKTRQPVVPKSLADYLTAAYVEMRKEARVSKDTTFTSARTLLSILRLSTALARLRMMDTVEKEDVNEAMRLMEMSKDSLQADKSSNTRTQRPADVIFSLLRELATEGVTGRGGAGGVVRMSEAEQRCVSRGFTPAQFQEALEEYEELNVWQVNQARTRITFV; from the exons ATGATGGAACAAAGGGGCCGTGACCCTGCAGACACTAGGGATTCACGTAATCAATACCCACCCGAGCTCATGAGGAGATA TGAGATATACTTTAAGTCTCCCAGTACAGCTAAGCCTAAAGTGGTGCGTGACGTTCGAGCTGAAAATATCGGACAGCTGGTGTCGGTCCGAGGCATCGTGACCCGGGCCACTGAAGTCAAACCAATGATGGCCGTGGCTACGTACACATGTGACCAGTGCGGTGCGGAGACCTATCAGCCT ATCCAGTCTCCGACCTTCATGCCTCTCGTCATGTGTCCCAGCCAAGAGTGTGTCACCAACAAATCTGGAGGCCGCCTCTACCTGCAAACCAGAGGCTCCAAATTTGTGAAATTCCAGGAGCTCCGCATTCAGGAACAT AGTGATCAGGTGCCAGTGGGTAATATTCCAAGGAGTATGTCAGTGTATGCCCGAGGAGAAAACACACGTCTCGCTCAGCCAGGGGACCATGTTGCCATCACAGGAGTCTTCCTTCCACTTCTTCGTACAGGTTTCAGACAGGCAACCCAG gggctTCTTTCTGAAACTTACCTGGAGGCTCACAGCATCACGCTCATGAACAAGACAGAGGATGATGAGCTGGGCAAAGACGAGCTGACTGAAGAGGAGCTACGCAGCATCACAG ACGAAGGATTTTATGAAAAACTAGCAGGCTCAATAGCACCAGAGATCTTTGGACATGAAGATGTAAAGAAGGCACTTCTTCTGCTGCTGGTTGGAGGAGTCGAACAGGCCCCGAAAGGCATGAAAATCAGAG GCAACATAAACATCTGCCTGATGGGAGACCCAGGGGTCGCCAAGTCCCAGCTGCTGTCCTACATTGACCGTCTGGCTCCTCGAA GTCAGTACACAACGGGTCGAGGCTCATCGGGTGTCGGTTTGACAGCTGCGGTGATGCGTGACCCCCTCACCGGTGAAATGACTCTGGAAGGTGGAGCTTTGGTTCTGGCTGACCTGGGCATCTGCTGCATCGACGAGTTTGATAAAATGGCTGACGCCGACCGCACAGCCATCCATGAAGTGATGGAACAGCAAACCATCTCCATTGCTAAG gCTGGCATCATGACTTCCCTAAATGCCCGTTGCTCTATCCTTGCAGCGGCTAATCCCGCCTACGGCCGGTACAATCCCCGGAAGAGCATTGAGCAGAACATCCAGCTGCCAGCTGCTCTTCTGTCCCGTTTCGACCTCCTTTGGTTGATTCAGGACAAACCTGATGCAGATGCTGACCTGCGTCTGGCCCAGCACATCACCTACGTCCACCAGCACTGCCGCCAGCCGCCCACTCATTTCACCCCTATTGACATGAAGCTAATGAG GCGTTATATCTCTCTGTGTAAGACACGACAACCTGTCGTGCCCAAGTCACTGGCAGATTACCTCACTGCTGCATATGTAGAGATGAGGAAAGAGGCCCGAGTCAGCAAAGACACCACCTTCACGTCTGCTCGTACCCTTCTGTCCATCCTCCGTCTGTCCACTGCACTG GCTCGCCTTCGCATGATGGACACTGTTGAGAAGGAAGACGTCAACGAGGCGATGAGACTGATGGAGATGTCGAAGGATTCACTACAGGCCGATAAGTCCAGTAACACCAG GACCCAGCGCCCAGCCGACGTCATCTTCTCTCTGCTGCGCGAGCTCGCCACGGAGGGCGTCACCGGTCGCGGAGGAGCCGGGGGCGTGGTTCGCATGTCGGAGGCAGAACAGCGATGCGTCTCACGTGGCTTCACACCCGCCCAGTTCCAGGAAGCCTTGGAGGAATACGAGGAACTGAACGTGTGGCAGGTTAACCAAGCCCGCACTCGCATCACCTTTGTTTGA
- the mcm7 gene encoding DNA replication licensing factor MCM7 isoform X1: MARKDYAAEKDKLKRFLQEFYTEDDNGKKVFKYGAQLVALAHREQVSLYVDLDDVAEEDPELVESICENAKRYSGLVADAVHELLPEYKERDIVAKDSLDVYIEHRLMMEQRGRDPADTRDSRNQYPPELMRRYEIYFKSPSTAKPKVVRDVRAENIGQLVSVRGIVTRATEVKPMMAVATYTCDQCGAETYQPIQSPTFMPLVMCPSQECVTNKSGGRLYLQTRGSKFVKFQELRIQEHSDQVPVGNIPRSMSVYARGENTRLAQPGDHVAITGVFLPLLRTGFRQATQGLLSETYLEAHSITLMNKTEDDELGKDELTEEELRSITDEGFYEKLAGSIAPEIFGHEDVKKALLLLLVGGVEQAPKGMKIRGNINICLMGDPGVAKSQLLSYIDRLAPRSQYTTGRGSSGVGLTAAVMRDPLTGEMTLEGGALVLADLGICCIDEFDKMADADRTAIHEVMEQQTISIAKAGIMTSLNARCSILAAANPAYGRYNPRKSIEQNIQLPAALLSRFDLLWLIQDKPDADADLRLAQHITYVHQHCRQPPTHFTPIDMKLMRRYISLCKTRQPVVPKSLADYLTAAYVEMRKEARVSKDTTFTSARTLLSILRLSTALARLRMMDTVEKEDVNEAMRLMEMSKDSLQADKSSNTRTQRPADVIFSLLRELATEGVTGRGGAGGVVRMSEAEQRCVSRGFTPAQFQEALEEYEELNVWQVNQARTRITFV, encoded by the exons ATGGCTCGTAAGGATTATGCCGCAGAGAAAG ACAAATTGAAAAGATTCCTGCAGGAGTTCTACACTGAGGATGACAATGGGAAGAAGGTGTTCAAATATGGAGCGCAACTT gtgGCGCTGGCCCACAGGGAGCAGGTGTCTCTCTATGTCGATCTGGATGACGTGGCCGAGGAAGACCCAGAGCTTGTCGAAAGCATCTGCGAGAATGCAAAACGATACTCTGGCCTGGTTGCTGACGCCGTCCATGAGTTGCTGCCAGAATATAAAGAAAGAGAT ATCGTGGCCAAGGATTCTCTGGACGTGTACATTGAGCACAGGCTGATGATGGAACAAAGGGGCCGTGACCCTGCAGACACTAGGGATTCACGTAATCAATACCCACCCGAGCTCATGAGGAGATA TGAGATATACTTTAAGTCTCCCAGTACAGCTAAGCCTAAAGTGGTGCGTGACGTTCGAGCTGAAAATATCGGACAGCTGGTGTCGGTCCGAGGCATCGTGACCCGGGCCACTGAAGTCAAACCAATGATGGCCGTGGCTACGTACACATGTGACCAGTGCGGTGCGGAGACCTATCAGCCT ATCCAGTCTCCGACCTTCATGCCTCTCGTCATGTGTCCCAGCCAAGAGTGTGTCACCAACAAATCTGGAGGCCGCCTCTACCTGCAAACCAGAGGCTCCAAATTTGTGAAATTCCAGGAGCTCCGCATTCAGGAACAT AGTGATCAGGTGCCAGTGGGTAATATTCCAAGGAGTATGTCAGTGTATGCCCGAGGAGAAAACACACGTCTCGCTCAGCCAGGGGACCATGTTGCCATCACAGGAGTCTTCCTTCCACTTCTTCGTACAGGTTTCAGACAGGCAACCCAG gggctTCTTTCTGAAACTTACCTGGAGGCTCACAGCATCACGCTCATGAACAAGACAGAGGATGATGAGCTGGGCAAAGACGAGCTGACTGAAGAGGAGCTACGCAGCATCACAG ACGAAGGATTTTATGAAAAACTAGCAGGCTCAATAGCACCAGAGATCTTTGGACATGAAGATGTAAAGAAGGCACTTCTTCTGCTGCTGGTTGGAGGAGTCGAACAGGCCCCGAAAGGCATGAAAATCAGAG GCAACATAAACATCTGCCTGATGGGAGACCCAGGGGTCGCCAAGTCCCAGCTGCTGTCCTACATTGACCGTCTGGCTCCTCGAA GTCAGTACACAACGGGTCGAGGCTCATCGGGTGTCGGTTTGACAGCTGCGGTGATGCGTGACCCCCTCACCGGTGAAATGACTCTGGAAGGTGGAGCTTTGGTTCTGGCTGACCTGGGCATCTGCTGCATCGACGAGTTTGATAAAATGGCTGACGCCGACCGCACAGCCATCCATGAAGTGATGGAACAGCAAACCATCTCCATTGCTAAG gCTGGCATCATGACTTCCCTAAATGCCCGTTGCTCTATCCTTGCAGCGGCTAATCCCGCCTACGGCCGGTACAATCCCCGGAAGAGCATTGAGCAGAACATCCAGCTGCCAGCTGCTCTTCTGTCCCGTTTCGACCTCCTTTGGTTGATTCAGGACAAACCTGATGCAGATGCTGACCTGCGTCTGGCCCAGCACATCACCTACGTCCACCAGCACTGCCGCCAGCCGCCCACTCATTTCACCCCTATTGACATGAAGCTAATGAG GCGTTATATCTCTCTGTGTAAGACACGACAACCTGTCGTGCCCAAGTCACTGGCAGATTACCTCACTGCTGCATATGTAGAGATGAGGAAAGAGGCCCGAGTCAGCAAAGACACCACCTTCACGTCTGCTCGTACCCTTCTGTCCATCCTCCGTCTGTCCACTGCACTG GCTCGCCTTCGCATGATGGACACTGTTGAGAAGGAAGACGTCAACGAGGCGATGAGACTGATGGAGATGTCGAAGGATTCACTACAGGCCGATAAGTCCAGTAACACCAG GACCCAGCGCCCAGCCGACGTCATCTTCTCTCTGCTGCGCGAGCTCGCCACGGAGGGCGTCACCGGTCGCGGAGGAGCCGGGGGCGTGGTTCGCATGTCGGAGGCAGAACAGCGATGCGTCTCACGTGGCTTCACACCCGCCCAGTTCCAGGAAGCCTTGGAGGAATACGAGGAACTGAACGTGTGGCAGGTTAACCAAGCCCGCACTCGCATCACCTTTGTTTGA